TTCCCGCGGACACAGCAGTCGGGTGTTGGAGAGGTTTGGAAAGGGCGTGCCGGAGAGCCAAGTGCAGCCGCCTAAGGCTACCagtcgctccctccctccctgcccggCAGGGAACCGAGAGCGCGCGCCAGTGTGGAGGGGCGGGCTGGCTGGCCACTCTGCGGGCCCCTGCGGCCACCCAGGGGACTCCCCAAGCCCCGCCCCGCTGTGTTCCTATTGGCCTCGGGCTCCCCCGCCCCTAGCTGCCCGCCTGGGCTCCGGGGCGTTTAGGCTACGACGGATAAATAGCCCAGGGCGCCTGGCGCGAAGCTAGGGGTGAGGAAGCCCTAGGGCGCTGCCGCCGTTTTCCTTAACCACAAATCGGGCGGGACAGgacagggaggggtgggggacagTGGGTGGTCATTCACACTTCCAGCACTTTATTATCAACAGCCGGGGTTCCCGAGGGGCAGAAAATTCCGGCCACTCTCTGCCGCTTGGGTTGGGCGAAGCCAGGACGGTGCCGCGCCACCGCCAGGATATGGAGCTACTGTCGCCACCGCTCCGCGACGTAGACCTGACGGGCCCCGACGGCTCTCTCTGCTCCTTTGCCACAACGGACGACTTCTATGACGACCCGTGTTTCGACTCCCCGGACCTGCGCTTCTTCGAAGACCTGGACCCGCGCCTGATGCACGTGGGCGCGCTCCTGAAACCCGAAGAGCACTCGCACTTCCCCGCGGCGGTGCACCCGGCCCAGGGCGCGCGTGAGGACGAACATGTGCGCGCGCCCAGCGGGCACCACCAGGCGGGCCGCTGCCTACTGTGGGCCTGCAAGGCGTGCAAGCGCAAGACCACCAACGCCGACCGCCGCAAGGCCGCCACCATGCGCGAGCGGCGCCGCCTGAGCAAAGTAAATGAGGCCTTTGAGACGCTGAAGCGCTGCACGTCCAGCAACCCGAACCAGCGGTTGCCCAAGGTGGAGATCCTGCGCAACGCCATCCGCTATATCGAGGGCCTGCAGGCTTTGCTGCGCGACCAGGACGCCGCGCCCCCTGGCGCCGCCGCCGCCTTCTATGCGCCCGGCCCGCTGCCCCCAGGCCGCGGCGGCGAGCACTACAGTGGCGACTCCGACGCGTCCAGCCCGCGCTCCAACTGCTCCGACGGCATGGTAAGGCCGGGACCCCAGGAAGTGAGGAAGTTAGGGCGGCGCTCCGAATATCTGGGATGTGCTTCCAAGGGCGGGAAGCTGGCCTTGCGGGAGGTTTAGTACAGGATCCTTTCCAAGAGAGAGGACCCCCGTGTAATGGGCAGCTGTCACTGGGGTAGCCTAATTGTTTTGGAAGCGTGCGGGCAAGCGTTCGAGCCACCCCGTTGGGGGCGCGATTAGAACACTGCAGCGCGGACATGAAgatctttttctgtatttttccctACTTCCAAAATGTAAATTTGCGCCCCTTGGTGACTGTCCGCCCTTGGTTTGGCCCTGCATGTTGCAGACCTCATCTCCTACCCACCCGTAATCACCCCCAACCAGGACAGGTCTGGGCCCGGAACTCGAGGCTGGGGCTAGAGTTAGGGAGGGGGCGGCTACAGGGATTGGTGTTCGGGCCCCGCGCCGTCCCGCGGGCCTGACTCAGTCGCCCTTGCTGTTTGCAGATGGACTACAGCGGCCCCCCGAGCGGCGCCCGGCGGCGGAACTGCTACGAAGGCGCCTACTACAGCGAGGCGCCCAGCGGTAGGTATTCCGGGCTTCGCCCTGCTCGCTCCTCCTCCCCATGGCCTTCATAGAGCTGTCCTGGCCTCTCTCTATCTAGGACGCCCCCACCCCAACTCACACACGCCTATGTCCCGGGAGGTGGTGCAGGCGATGAAATACTAAGCAAGTAGCTCCTCCTTTCGATTGTCCCGGACTCTGACAAGTCCTCAGTTTCCAATCTGTCTCAAAGTACTGGACCCAGGGGTGGGAGGCTTGTCGCGGCCGCACCCCTGCTTACTAACCGAGCCCTCCCCGCGCAGAACCCAGGCCCGGGAAGAGTGCGGCGGTGTCGAGCCTAGACTGCCTGTCCAGCATCGTGGAGCGCATCTCCACCGAGAGCCCTGCGGCGCCCGCGCTCCTGCTGGCCGACGTGCCTCCGGAGTCGCCTCCGAGCGGGCAAGAGGCTGCCGCCCCCAGCGAGGAAGAGAGCGGCGACCCCACCCAGTCCCCGGACGCCGCCCCGCAGTGCCCTGCGGGTGCGAACCCCAACCCGATCTACCAGGTGCTCTGAGGGGCGGGTGGCCGCCCACCCGCCCGAGGGATGGTGCCCCTAGGGTCCCTCGCGCCCAAAAGATTGAACTTAAATGCCCCCTCCCAACAGCGCTTTAAAAGCGACCCCTCTTGAGGTGGGAGAGGCGGGAGAACTGAAGTTTCCGCCTTCTGCCACCCAGGGCAAGGACTCAGCGCGGTTTTTTCCACGCAGCACCCTTCCCGGAGATCCATGGCGATGGCCGCTCCGTGTTCCTCGGTGGGCCAGAGCTGAACCTTGAGGGGCCAAGTTCAGCTTTCTCGCGCCCTCCCCCATGGGGGTGAAACCCTCCCAGACCTAAGCCCTGCACCGGGATGCACCGGTAATTTGGGGGGCGTGAGGCCCAGGTGCACTCCTGTCCCAAATGTAGCAGGTGTAACCGTAACCCACTCCCAACCCGTTCCCCGGTTCAGGACCACTTTTTATAATACTTTTGTAATCTATTACTGTAAATAAGAGTTGCTTTGCCAGAGCAGGAGCCCCTGGGGCTGTATTTATCTCTGAGGCATGGTGTGTGGTGCTACAGGGAATTTGTACGTTTATACCGCAGGCGGGCGAGCCGCGGGCGCTCGCTCAGGTGTTCAAAATAAAGGCGCTAATTTATACTGCGGTGGCTCCAGCTTTCCCTGGGCATGGGAGTGGGATCCGGAGGAAAATCCGCAAACTGGGCCAGCTGTCCCTCAGCGACCCCTGTAGGCAGCAGGCGGATTGCAAGGAGGAAGCCTGCTgcctggggaaggaaggaggggtgCAAATTTGTCCAATACGTGGGGAAGTTCCTCTGACCTTGACTACCTCACCACACACTTCCGTGGCTCTTATGGAAGGGTACACAGGTTGATATGAGTATTTTTTAAACCCATGTCTGAGCTCgcctcccagagattctgatttaatgttTCTGCCCCAGATACCCAGGGCCAGGTActggtatttttttcaaaagctccccaggtgattctgaagtTCATTCAAGGCTGAGAATCATCCCCTCCATATACAGTGAATGAACCCAGGTGTGATAACCAGAAGAACCACAGGAAGGTTGTGGCCCAGGCATCACTTGGGGGCCTCCTGGGTATAGAAGATGTGATAGGGTGCCCACAGCATTCTGAGGAAAAGCTAAATGAGTGTAGAGATGTGCTGTAAGCTCTCTGGCACTTACAAGCCATTAGTAATAGGTGTAAATGCAAAGAGGCAACATAGAAGGCCAGACAGGCGCAGACACCTCTACCCAGCACCCAGAGCACCCCTGCTCTATTAGATTCCATAGGACGACAGGAGCCCGGATCCTGTGAGCAGAGCGGCATGTGGGCCAGCCTCATCACAGGTGGCATAGGTACTCTTCATCAGGCTATAACTCTCTGAGAGCAGAGGAGGGGGCATTTATTTAGCCTGGGTGTTGGGGAGGGCTTTCTGGAGGAGTTGTCATCTGAGCTCTCTCTTAAGAAACAAGAGTAGACAATGCACTCACAATGCACACGCGcccgcgcgcgcacacacacacacatacacacacacaggtacctGTGCTTTCCCTCGGGTCCAAGGCCCCTGAGGGATGATCTGGCAAGGGTTCTTCCCCATTCACATAccacctccccactcccaacACATGTGTGCCATCAGGACCTCAGGACCTCCTACATCCCACCCACAGATGCTCTTCCTGAAAACCCTACAGGCCCACTTTCAAGGGCTTTGTTTGCCAAGTAGGGGGCCCTCAGGAATGCACACAAGATGTGATGCCAGAAGGAATATCCTCATCACCTGTCTGAGGATCCATTCTCTGCTCTCCCCAACACAAGGTCCCTGGGGAGCTGCCCAGAGCTGTTCTGTTACTAATGATCCTCCACTTGTCTTCTGGCCACTTCCTCACATGTCCCTTGGAATTCTTTATACTCTTTTGAGACCCCCTGGGGTCCATTCATGAATTCATTGATTCCACAGATGCCAGGTCTTGTGCTGGGTGAAAACAGAGACCGTTGGATGCAGCTCCCGCCCTTGGGAAGCACACAAACATTTGGGAAGGATGGGACCCTTTTAGCAGCTGGTTACATCCTGATGAATTAAGTGCTGTACTGGAGGTGCACGTAGCAGGGGAACGCCATAGAAGCAAAGGGGAAGGTTTCCTAACTAGTCTGGGGGAGATATAGACAAACAGGTAAACTTTAATGAGAATCTTGAAGGAGTTGGTCATGAAAGAGGAGCCAACGAAGGGGGCTACAAGctgaggaaacagcaggtgcaaagatCCAGGGGTGAGAGAAAGAAGACTGCCTTTGTGGAACTGCAGATGCTCATGGGGAGGGGCCAGAGGAAGATGGAATGGCAGAGGCAGGACCACAATGGACCTCATCTGGACTTCATCTTGAGGGCAGTAGGGAACCACACAGGAATCTAAACAGGGGAAGGATAcaaataattctgtattttaaaaaggccAGTTTGGGCTGGCAGAATAGGTAGGAGAGAACACGACTTGAGACAGGGAGATCTTTCAGGAAGTCACTGGAGTTGCTTACAGGAGGTATGACATATCCTGAACTGGCCTGGGCCAAATAATGTGTTGGTGTTCAGGGTACAGCAGAGAACATTGAAGGCACAGTCTCTACCTTCATACAGCTTAAAATCCACTGGGGAAGTAGCCATGAGATGAAGAACCAAGTGAATAAACACATGTTATAAATGATGAGAAACACCATAAGGAAAGGCAACAGGTGTAAGCAGAGGTGGTAATGCCGAGTGAGAAGGCAAGCAGGTCGACGGAGGAGGCAGAATTTCTGCACCAAGGGAAGCAATTCTATACATGAAGAGGGTCCCAGGATCCTAGAGGGCATCCATGTATAATTAGAAGAAAGTACCCCTTCTTTCCTGGGACATTGCCCTGCACCAGGGATCATGACTAGGCAGGCAGAGAGCTGGCTGGACTTCAGCCCCTACTCACCTCCTCAGCTGGGTACACTTGTGTAGTAACAACCTGCGCAACTTCACAGCGCCTTGTGTGTGGAGGCCCTAGaaagtgaagaggaaggaggagcctTGGATGACTCCAGGCTCTGGTTTGCTTCAGACGTGAGGCCATGGTTTGCTTCTAAGTAAGTGGTGGTGCCGTTACACAGATAGGGATCTTAGGAGAAGAAGCAGGTATAGCAACACATCTATTGTAGAATACTTTAGGACAGAAACCTCATTCAAACTAGCCTAAACCCCACAAAAGGGTGTGTTGGAAGCTCATGGGGCAGCTCATATCTGGAGTTAGAGCTATAAGCACCACAGCATCTATGGACTTTGGGAGCTAGAGCTCCTCTCACACTTCTAGGCTGCCCACTTCGTGTCTCTGCTTGGCTTCACTTTCTCCTAGTCCATATTGGTTTTCTCCAGAAACTCATGGGTTACCATGGATCTTACCATTAAACCCAGTTAGAAAATTCccaggcttggcacagtggctcacgcctgtagtcccagcactttgggaggctgaggcaggtagatcacgaggtcaggagttcgagaccagcctggccaacttggtaaaaccccgtctctactaaaaatataaaaactagccaggtatggtgacgcacgcctgtaatcccagctacttgggaggctgaggcaggagaactgcttgaacccgggaggtggaggttgcagtgagctgagatcacaccattgcactccagctctgggcaacagagcaagactccatcttgggggaaaaaaagaaaagaaaattcccagGGAAGAAGTCCAATTAGACCAGCTTAGATcatgagccaggatttgaacccaggcagaggGCTCCAGAGACTGTACTCTTGGCTCCCTTGCTCTGTGTCTTCTGCAGAGGATGTCAGAAGAGAGGAACTGAGAAAAGTCAGGCAGGAAGGGAGCAGCTGGAGATTGGGTCACACCACCGAGGATAAGGTTTGAGGTCCCCTCTTAGCCTGTCCCTTACCTCAGTCCCCTCTAGGGGGGACAACTGGCTGAGCCTGACTTCACTTGCAGTGTAGACGCAACATCCTTTGCTCATGGAGCCGTTTTACCTGCGTTGGATCTGAGGAAGCACCAGGGCCATGCTCTCCACAGAGACATATGTATATGTCTTTACACATATGTGCTCATACAAAAGCACATGTGTACCCAGAGCACACCACCAGAGGCTGATAGACTGTGAAGACAATAAAGTTTAAGCTTCAGTTCCCCTCTCTCATATGAGCCCCTTCTAAGGTCCTGGGGGAAACCCTAGAAATATGTCTATATGGTctagctactttttaaatttgccCAAGTAAATCACTTTTAACAATTGGTTATGACCATTGTCTCTTTCTATTCTGACCCTTGTGTTGGGTAGCATTTATGGGGATGTTGGGATCAGTCCTATCTAAAGGTATAAATTTCATTTGGGTTTAgtggaatacattttaaataaatgaaatataaaactaaGCAATAATGGTGAAcaatgatataaaattaaatgattctGACATTGAGAAGACAATTAGAACCACAAAATTTATCTAGATCATACCAAAAAGTGGTTTattaaaagaagaagagaatTTTCTAATAGATATATGGAAAAGACTCTTGCATGGTTTAATAATTCCACCAGTGAATAATGGTAAATTACATGAACAcattgggaaaatatttaaattttttgctgaTCTGTTACAAACTACTGGCATCCAGAAAGATAGCATAAAATTCATAATATGCCACTATAACAAGACCTCAACATCATCAACacaatttttaatgaaacttgtcaattaaaaaatatttaaaattagtcaCCACACAAGAAAACTCAAAATGCCTTAAGTTTTTACAGCCCACAGATGAAAGAAACTTGATTGAGGTTTCCTCAAATTTGACATCAATTCTAAAAATGTACATGACATTTCCAATAGACTTGTGAGCTTGAAAGAAATTTCCTTAAATTATCAATGGTACAAAACAAGTTTTGATCAACCATGTTGAAGGAAAGACTGAATAATCTCTTTATTCTCTGTATAGAAAATGATATTATAAAACCATTGTCACATGAAGAAGCAATCAAAGAATGTGCAGCCGGATGCGGGTGGAAAGAGGTAGGCAAGactgaaaaaggcaagaaaaaggagCAAGAGGTGGAAGGTAGATGGAATGAGGAGACGAGGAGGAAGATAAAAGCAAAGATGATGATGTGATAATTATGAAAAACAAGTTGGTCCTagctccgtttttttttttttttttttttcccctctcatctATAAGGCATTTGAAACACCCGGACTGCACACAAGTCACTCCTATTTAAAAACATTCAATGAGAGGCtgtgcaatatttgtttttacattgcACAGGGTCACTTTTATGCAgttaataacttattttttcagAGAACATGTGACAGTGGGTTTTAATTCATGTGAAACTTTCCCAGCAACAGGGGGAAGTGAGTCCCATGATATGTCAATGGCTACATAATTCCCTGGGATCTAGGCCTGGCTGTGTCATTGACCAGCTCTAAGATCTTGGGAATGGGACTTAATCCACCTGGACTTTGGCATTTACTCTGGAGTAAATTAGTAAATGTAAAAGGTATGTCtcagttttgaaattatttcataatttgcttaaagcatttcaaagaaagaagagattatGAAGTAGATCTCTTACAGATAAGGGAACTGGGACCACAACAAACTGAGAAGCTTATTCTCAGCACAGACAACTCAATTATAGCCTCCTGGTTAACTGgtccttctttcttttacttttccaaatttttaaattaagatataattcacaaccacaaaattcatccttttaaaatcCATAGTTCAATGGTTTGTACTATATGCACAAGgctgtgcaaccaccaccactatctaATCTCAAAGCAtgttcatcacccccaaaagaaacccatACGCATTAGCCATCACTCTTCACTATCCCCTtcttcctgcctgcccctggcaaccactaacctactttctgtctctatggatttgcctgtttgGGATATTTCAGATGAATGGGATCATGTATAAAATTCATAATATGCCACTGTAACTAGACCTCAACACTTAACATCAACATCATGTTTTCAAGCttcatctatcttttttttattttttgagacagagttttccctcctgcccacctctgcctcccaaagtgctaggattacaggtgtgagccactgctggagtgcagtggcatgatctcggctcactgcaaccttcacctcctgggttgaagtgattcttctgtctcagcctcccaagtaactgggattacaggtacccactaccacgctcagctaatttttgtatttttagtagagacggggtttcatcatgttagccaggctggtcttaaactcctgacctcaggtgatccacccacctcagcctcccaaagtgctgggattacaggtgtgagccactgcacccggccagttcATCTATCTTACAGCATGTAgcatacttcattcctttttatgctgaataatagtgtattatatggatatatcacactttttaaattcattcatcagtt
The genomic region above belongs to Papio anubis isolate 15944 chromosome 12, Panubis1.0, whole genome shotgun sequence and contains:
- the MYOD1 gene encoding myoblast determination protein 1 — encoded protein: MELLSPPLRDVDLTGPDGSLCSFATTDDFYDDPCFDSPDLRFFEDLDPRLMHVGALLKPEEHSHFPAAVHPAQGAREDEHVRAPSGHHQAGRCLLWACKACKRKTTNADRRKAATMRERRRLSKVNEAFETLKRCTSSNPNQRLPKVEILRNAIRYIEGLQALLRDQDAAPPGAAAAFYAPGPLPPGRGGEHYSGDSDASSPRSNCSDGMMDYSGPPSGARRRNCYEGAYYSEAPSEPRPGKSAAVSSLDCLSSIVERISTESPAAPALLLADVPPESPPSGQEAAAPSEEESGDPTQSPDAAPQCPAGANPNPIYQVL